GTGCCGGACGCCGAGCCGAGCGTGAGGGTCATCTTCCGTTCACGCCCGCCGCGGACCAGGGTCAGCTCGAGCCGGTCGCCGGGGCGGTGGGAGCGGATCTTCACTATCAGTTCCTCGCCACTGTGGACGCGCTGACCGTCGACCTTGGTGATGACGTCGCCCGGCTTGATACCGGCCTTGGCGCCGGGGCCCTTGGGTGAGACGGACGGCGTGCCGTCCTTGCCCTTCTCGCCGACCCGGGCGCCGTCGCCGGTGTACTTCATGTCGAGGCTGACACCGATCACCGGATGGGTCGCCCTGCCGGTGTTGATCAGCTCCTCGGCGACGCGCTTGCCCTGATTGATGGGGATGGCGAAGCCGAGCCCGATGGAGCCCGCCTGGCCGCCCTCGGGGCCGGCGCCTGTGTCGGCGGCGCGGATGGCGCTGTTGATGCCGATGACGTGGGCCTTGGCATCCACCAGCGGTCCGCCCGAATTGCCGGGGTTTATCGGGGCGTCGGTCTGGAGCGCGTCGACATAGCTGACATCACTGCCGTCGCCCTTCTCGCCGCCCGCCGTGATGGGGCGCTCCTTGGCGCTGATGATGCCGGAGGTGACGGTGTTCTGGAGGTCGAAGGGCGCGCCGATGGCCACGACCGGGTCGCCGACCTGAACGCTGTCGGAGTTGCCGAGGGGCAGCGGCTTGAGGCGGGAGACACCGGTGACCTTGACGACGGCGAGGTCGTAGCCGCTGTCCTTGCCGACCAGCGTCGCCTTGGCGGTCTCGCCTCCGCTGAACGTGACGGAGATCTCCCCGGCGGAGCCTGCCGGGTCCACGACATGGTTGTTGGTCAGGATGTGGCCCTGCTGGTCGAGTACGAAGCCGGTCCCGGTGCCCTGTTGGCCGCTGCCGCTGACATGGAGGGTGACGACGCTCGGCAGCGCGCTGGCGGCGATGCCCGCGACGCTGTCCGGCGCACGGTGGCCGTTGTCCTTGGGCGCCTGCGGGAGTTCGATGTCGGTGATGCCGCCGTTGCGTTCGATGTACGCGCCGATGCCGCCGCCGACCCCGCCGGAAACCAGCGCCAGCAGGAGGGCGCCGACCAGCAGCGATCCACGGCGCTTCTTCTTGGGGGGCTCGCCGGCGTGGGTCAGGGGTCCGCCGGGGGTGCTCCACGGGTCGTACTGCAGCCAGAGCGAGTGCCCAGGCTGAGCCGGGACCTGGGGCTGGGGCTGGGGCTGGGGCTGGGGCTGGGGCGGCGGGGCGTACCCGCTGCCCGCCGCCGGCGCCGCGCCGTTCGATGCGGCGCTGTACTGCGGCGGGATGGGCGTGCCCTGTGCCGGGGTCGGCACGGGCCGCTGTACAGGCGGCGCGGGCGCCCACGGGCCCGGACCGCCGTACGGCGGGGTGCTGTACTCGTCGGGTTCGTGCAGCGGCTTCGGCCTGGGCGGCGCAGGAACGGGAGCCGGAGCCGAAGCGGGAGCGGGAGCGGGAGCAGGAACGGAAGCGGCAGCAGGAGTCGGCGAAAGCTCCGCCGTGACCTCCGTGTCCGCCACTTCCTCGGGCGCGGTCACCAGCGCAGGTTCCGGCGCCGTCACCGGCTCCTGCATCTGCGCTTCGGGGTGGTTCGCACGTCCCGCGCTGGGCCGGCTCCACCACTTCGCCTTGGGTCCGGTGGGCTTCCCGTCGTCCATGCTCTCCCCGCAAACTGCCGGCCTGCGCACCCCCGTGGGGCACCCCTCAGAGGATTCAACCAGGTTTGCGAATCTCCGCGCAGGGTGCCCGTCAGCGGCGGGGTGAGCGGGGCGGAGCAGGCTGCGTCGCAGCAGCGGGATCCGTGGGGACGGGGCTCGCCGTGGGGGTGACGCCGGGAGCGGTGGCGAGTTGGAACGCCGGGACCGTAGGACGTATCAGCGGGGGCCGGGAGAGCGAGGTGTCCGTCAACAGCGGTGCGGCGAGGGCATGGTTGTGCGGCGCGGCGGGGGCCAGCAGGCTGGGCGCCCCGGCGACGAGCGGCCGCGTGTCCTGTTTTCCAGGGCCACTGCCGCCGCTGCGGCGGCGCTCGGCCTCCGTACTCCTGATGCCGTTCACCCCGGAACCCGAACCGGTGGCCGTACGCAAGGGCGTGACGTTGTTCCCCGAGCCCTCGCCTCGCGGGTCTGCCTGGAGCGAAGCGTTCAGGGGCATGGCACCGCCGAGGGCGATCGCAGCGAACGAGACGGCGCTTGCGGCCGCGAAAGCGAACCTGCGCCCGCGCCAGGGTGAGCGCTCCGCTTCCGGACGCCCCACGTCATGGATGCGGAAACCGCCGGACCTGCCGGGAAGCACGGTCGCGTGCGCGCCCGTGGGTACGTACCCGAAGGGCTGGGTTCGGGAGGTGCGGGAGTCGCGGTCTGCTTCCGGCGAAGGATTCAGCGCTCCGAAAACCGACTCGGCGATCCGCCCCCCGTCGAAAGGACCCCCCGGGTCGTCGTCACCTCCGGGTCCCGCGGGCAGCCCTTGAAGCCGCGCCAGCAGTCCCTCGGAGGGCGGCGGCGGCGCGGTGTGCGCGAAGACGTTCTTCAGGCGGCGCTGGGCATCGGCCTCGGC
This window of the Streptomyces sp. SLBN-118 genome carries:
- a CDS encoding anti-sigma factor encodes the protein MTGSSPTPAEQHLGDRLAALVDGELKHDVRDRVLAHLATCPKCKAEADAQRRLKNVFAHTAPPPPSEGLLARLQGLPAGPGGDDDPGGPFDGGRIAESVFGALNPSPEADRDSRTSRTQPFGYVPTGAHATVLPGRSGGFRIHDVGRPEAERSPWRGRRFAFAAASAVSFAAIALGGAMPLNASLQADPRGEGSGNNVTPLRTATGSGSGVNGIRSTEAERRRSGGSGPGKQDTRPLVAGAPSLLAPAAPHNHALAAPLLTDTSLSRPPLIRPTVPAFQLATAPGVTPTASPVPTDPAAATQPAPPRSPRR
- a CDS encoding S1C family serine protease, encoding MDDGKPTGPKAKWWSRPSAGRANHPEAQMQEPVTAPEPALVTAPEEVADTEVTAELSPTPAAASVPAPAPAPASAPAPVPAPPRPKPLHEPDEYSTPPYGGPGPWAPAPPVQRPVPTPAQGTPIPPQYSAASNGAAPAAGSGYAPPPQPQPQPQPQPQVPAQPGHSLWLQYDPWSTPGGPLTHAGEPPKKKRRGSLLVGALLLALVSGGVGGGIGAYIERNGGITDIELPQAPKDNGHRAPDSVAGIAASALPSVVTLHVSGSGQQGTGTGFVLDQQGHILTNNHVVDPAGSAGEISVTFSGGETAKATLVGKDSGYDLAVVKVTGVSRLKPLPLGNSDSVQVGDPVVAIGAPFDLQNTVTSGIISAKERPITAGGEKGDGSDVSYVDALQTDAPINPGNSGGPLVDAKAHVIGINSAIRAADTGAGPEGGQAGSIGLGFAIPINQGKRVAEELINTGRATHPVIGVSLDMKYTGDGARVGEKGKDGTPSVSPKGPGAKAGIKPGDVITKVDGQRVHSGEELIVKIRSHRPGDRLELTLVRGGRERKMTLTLGSASGT